agcagaaagcaatgacgtttttcgcatcttctgcTGGGGTATACTGGGGAATGTCGTTCGTGTGAACCCGCGGCCAATTTCCTATGTGCTTACCCTATACAGAGCCACCCAGTCTGACGAGAGAACTTCTGTTCCCGGACTAGTGTAGTACCAGGCGAAGCAGTCCTGGTTTATGGTCCAAGGAGTCACAGGAAAGAAGAATACCAGGGGGTGCTCCGGTTGGGAAAAAACCTGCGGAAAACGCGGACAAATGTTAGAAACGCAGTCTCAACTTTCTGTTGCGAACCTTCACGGTGAAATACCCAGAGACTGGTTTGTGGTCACTCTGGAGGTACAGGTCGTGACTGTCGTATTTATGCTGAGTCACGTTGAATATAGAGGCGCAAGTATCTCGCCTGAACCGGTAGAGAATCCTGTCCGTCCAAGCTGGCTTTCGTCTGCTGCAAAGCGCATAGATGCAAAATCTCATTGAGACAATGACATTCAAATATTACGCGCTctaaaaacttcaccacataacacgttcCACCGTGCATAACAGCCCACCTCTGTCCCGGATGgcgtcgttctctcctctgaAAGGCGTACTCCTTTATGTGACAATTACCGCAAACAcgtaagtgccacaaaaaaggagtACAGCGTCTGTTTTCAGAACAGAACCTCAGCACTTAACATGATgagggccaaccattgcacagaataccGTTCTCACTCCCAATtggtggaaagcgcggggcgtacgcacttttgcgacaattaacagcttaataagtgtcacaaaaaggcacacGCCTCCAGTATTTAACCAGTCGGGgtcagaacgatgtcattcgcgaTGGTGGTTGGTTAAGGGCgtcctatgtggtgaagttctgtttttagagttccACAGGAGTACACAGGTTAGTGGAAATTATCTCGAAATCTGTAATTTTACTATCGCCTGCATATCACCTAATTTCTGCATATTTTTTACTGAAATTAGCTTTCATCATGTTGGACTTAATTTTCGTCATGTTAGACGACTGTTACAGGAATAGGACGTGTTGGTAGAATGAGTAcctgatgacgtcatacttctcagAACAAGAAATTGATTTTACGGTACTTCCGCTTCACACATCATAAAAGTCACAAGGGGAGACACTAGAAGAAAGACAGAGAGTAATGACGGAGAGCAAAGGACACGTGTGGGGGTGATAACTCctttcagcatcgaagtctgggaggcgccatgatcgataccGTGGGTTCGGTCACAGCCTTTTTATGCGtaacgccagtccgcttcggcACCCTGGTATCCAAGTCGTGCTTCCCTCCGCGGACCGCGGTAGGTTCGACAGCGGCACAATCGTCGCAGGGATTCAACGACAAAGGAAAGGGAATTCTCACCTGAAATCATATCCGGTGCTATCAATGGTGCACTTGTAGGTGGGCGCAAATGTGATATCCTTTTCGGAGAATTCGTGGAATGCTCTACCCGTGCTTCGAACCTTTGATAACTATCCAACGAAaggaaacgaaaggaaaaactAATTAACGGAAGGGGACTTCACGGCGAACGGCCAAAAAGGGAATTTGTGTGTAGTTTAAACACACCTGATCGTTCTGTAAGAGAGGCTGGACTGTTCCATTCTCAATGGCCGTTCTGATGTCATCCATGGACAAGCCATCCAGCCGGAAATTGAGATCCCCAAACCAGAAGGCGTAGCTACCGGACAGGGCGACACGTGTATTTCGAGGCGAAAAATGTAACCATGGGACTTACTCGTGGGTCAGGATGTTGTTAGCTTTCGCACCTTCGAATGTCTGCTTATCAATGATAGCATTGTATtcctaagaaaaaagaaaagaaaacgtgtgTACTCAAATATTCAGCATTACATTTTGTGCCATTCATGCAAGTCCACGGTATACCCCAGAGATCAAGTCACTTGGTCTTGAGAGAAAAagggagaaaaagaaaacaaaaagcgcAATGCTTTCTAGCGAATTCAAATGCTCGCGATCTAGATTTACCAGTGTAGCTAAAGCGACGCTTgctattggtctcctcaaacgatttccCCAATCACCATGAAGATTGTTTCAGAAGACCAATGGGACACTGCTCCGTATTGTCGCGCTTCTTCAGAagacagtttcggtttcgctcgcGCTTAAGTCGCGAACTACGTTCCGGAATCCCGTTCCCTTTGAATTCTTGTCAAGGTAACAGAATCTTAATTCCTCAGGGAGAAATTTtggcactttagtgccccttcgATGACTACTCGAATTATGcatacttcaccacatagcatgctcgtagccaaccatcctcCTGAATGATGTTCCTTCCCCCGATTTCctgaaacgggaggcgtacgccatttttgtggcattatgcagttaaTTGCCtgaaaaatggcgtacacccccTGTTGGTACAGATACACGGGtgcatcaaatcaagggagacaacgttgtcactcgggatgatggttagaTGGGAGAATGCTATGCTCTGAACCCCTGAAGCATAGCCGGCATGAtgactccaccgcatagcatcATCattatcgaatgatatcgttatctgccctgatttgttgaaaacgggggcgtacgccttttttgtgacaattatgaacagcataagtgtcacagaaaaggcgtacgcgccccgttttcaacaaatcagggcagataacgatatcactcaagatgatggttggctgggagcgtgctatgtggtgaagttcatttttaagagtgtatgcggtGAACCTCTGTTTCTAGAGCGTAGCAGCGGGTGAACTTACATTGATACGCTGCGCCAGTTCGGTTTCGTGAGCAGCGAGATGACAGTTGACAAAGCACATGGAGCAGCCGTACATGACCATTCGCACGGTCACGCTGCCCTTGTTACCCCAAACGCCGCCAAGACCAGTCCTGGTGTAGGTGGACATGCATCCCCTTAGGTGTACCAGGTGTTCACGCTTCGTGAATACGGTCAACACTAGTCCTTGGAGTCTTACGTGCTTGATCTGTGCACGTGACGGTCTTACCACCTGCCGGTGACCACACAAGGGAGTCTTTACCTTTACGTAGCGGTACTTGCGCAGAACTGCCCTAACAGCCTGTATCCACGGTTCCTCAAAGAAGGCCTGCCTCAGCAGACACTGAGGCCTGGCGCTCACTTCTTGAAATCTGCGACAGAACACAACATATTCATGCCTCTGCTCTGATGGCACCCGTGTTAGCGGAAGAATCGTCGTTCCATGTGCAATGTACTGTATGACAATAAGGAAAACATCTATCAACTTTCTAGCTTTCTTCGTTGCCCTCCGTACAGGACTGCGGTCCTAACTGTGAGAGAGGACTCATTACTCCACTTAACCACATTACCAccacactcttacaaatgaacttcaccacatagcacgctcctagccaaccatcaccccgaatgacaacgttctcgcccaagatttgttgaaaacgggaggaggagcctattttgtgccattatgcacggcacaaaataggctcctcctcccgttttcaacaaatcaggggcgagaacgttgtcattcgggacgactCTAAGAGTGCAGTAATGGGGAGGAGCATCACccctagcgatgaaactcccgcATTCATTATCACACCATAAAGTTGTTTTCTTTGTGGCCTTACGTCTCGGAATTTCACTGCATGGCACGCTGTGCGCGAGCCACGGCTTCGAACGAGTAAGTTTGAGTAAGTTTGAGTAAGTTGATTCTCGTTTGAGGGGAGATCTGGACGCCGcccattttcgacaaatcaggaaagagaccgatatcattctgaatgatgaTTGGTTTTAGAGATGTAGCAGCTGGAAAGCCTTTTCGAAACCAGAATATCGGGTCATTACATTTATAACGTTACAGGGGAAGTAAATTTACAGGGCCTAGATTATTCGCAGTGGTGAAAGTAGTGAGAGCCCGTTCCATAAATTCACGGCATAACAAGCTTCAAGGCCAATCAGTATTCAGAATATATCTGTCTTGACATGCTCAGGGaaatgggcgtacgccttttaaaCCCAGCGCGACAAGTTATACATAGCGAACACTTATATACACTTATATACAGCGAACACTTTTTTAATACGATGGAATtgatgttctaaggctggagcacagaagaaaggacaaacacacagaGCCTCAGGtccctaagaacaatgaatgaagaaagaaggaagtcactgaaaaggttagcccaAAAGAtgtcgagtcctgcagctggctaaccttttcagtgacttccttctttcttcactTATTTTTAAATAGCTAGAAAAATTCCGGTAAAACGTGCGAACAGTCTTGTGGGAAATGATCCCCCGATTGGGgccgtacgccctttttgtgtcaattggatatacgataattgacacaaaaaagtttacactctcttcgaatcagaagcaataactatcattcgtggcaatggttggcgcacagcgtgctatgcggtgaagtatgcggtttttagagtgtaggaaggAGATAGGCTATTGGGTATATAAAAAGGTCTGATTCTTTGTAGTTGCAAGATTTATCGAAAAAATTGACCGAATGGTAATCTACATCCACACTTTTTAAAGTGTATTCTGTCTTTCAGTGATCGCACATGCCGCTAACTAgtttcgttacaaaccccgcaCTTCATCTTAGACAAGACAATAGACAATGTATTCGTGTCACAATAAAATGCAACGACATCAATTAAATGATTAGTGGGACAGATTAAAGGAGATGAACAAGGAATAGAATAGACGCACCCTATGGCATACATGTCTGGTAGAGACTCGGGGAGCACTGGAGGATCAAGGCCTAACGCAGAATGCAGATCTTCAATTGGGCCCCGGCAGACTACGTTCCACGTCATGATGTATACCCTAATGAATAGCGACAAAATAAATCGAGTCAATGTCAGTATATATAGTATTGCGGCCCACCTGAACTCCTTGATGGCGACCGACGATTCAGATGTCATTGACCCAAGCCGGCATCGACAGCGAAAGTACTTGGAAAACCTTGTTGCGCTCTCTTCAGGACAGGGCATGTGAAGGCTACTTGGTGTCACAATGACACCGTATTGGAATGATTTCTTCGTCGTTACATATTCGAATATAAGCGTGCGAAGGGTGTCATTGTTGGCAGACTGCAACCGCTCACGATGTGGCACTGCAGTTTGCGGAACGATGGTTGGAAGCCAGGAAAAAAGGAGATAAGGTCAGCGGATTCTACGAATGGGAAGCTAGAATTCCTTAAAGGGGCGGTAaattactacactcttaaagatgaacttcaccacatagcacgctcctagccaaccatcagcccgagtgacatcgttctgtcccttggttttttgaaaacgggaggcgtacgcctttttttttttacacttatGCCGCAATGtgaattgtcataaaaaggcgtacgcttcgcgctttccacaaaacGAGAGGGATATCACTTAATATCAATATCACTCTGTACattggttggccttcagcgtgctatgtggtgaagttcatttttaagagtgtatgaacTAAATTCTGCTTTTTATTCAACGTGCATAATTAGTACGCAGGATATGAACCGATTATGCAATATTATGCAAAAAATTGCTTTTCATctcactctaaaaactaaacttcaccgcacagcacgctctgcgccaaccattttattttatttagtacgcggggacgttcactatatactcgcagacgacagttggctgcccatgcggctggtGGTGGCTCGTCTCcttggctacgaccgctgaaagcacattcgtgattggctacggccgttgaaaaaaCAGTCCTGATTAGCTGTCTCTTAGTTACGTCGCGTCGACGAGCTTTTtatatctaggtggtgttgacttATTCCTACACTAGcccggtggtggtagtggtagtgGTGCAACCATATTCAGCACTTGCTCTCTCGATTCCCACTCTTGGCTTTTTTGTGCTTGCTCTCCGCACAGATATTCGGTGACGTCACGGGGGATGCATGGTCTCTCTGTGCGCACTATCTCTGAGTCAACCTTCGTTGAATGCGGATGCGTCAGGCTTGTTCCTTTCGGATTCCATCAAAGGGAACAGAGTCCGGAGCAGAGCACCCTGCTGGTTGGTGGTTACCCCTCATCCAGAGCGCCCTCGCCAGTAACGCAAGCAAGCAGTCCGCGGCAACGGTTTCTAATGCAGGTGACAACGAGGTCTCGAAGAGGTGCTAGTGGTACTCATAGAACACATTCTACATACGCTCTATAAGAAAAAAgtgtgtgaaaaggtggtaacttaaGTTCAGGTCAACCTTTATCAGATACCAAGataaattatcatatatccaagttcctacaaagaggcgtacgccccctctcgtTCACCGAATCATAAGcggtaaccctgtcattcgtggcaatggtagGCGGACAatatgctatgcggtgaaattctgttttgtGAGTAAGGTAGCAggcagaactttgcaaccttttaggcacaacatatgcgacaacaaTTACCTCTTAAAGGGTGTGACTACTcaaccctttctttttttttcctgagagtGTACCAGACATTCGGTCTGTAGTATACAAAAGGGGCACTGAAATTTTAGAACACAAAAAGGTGCGTTTAATAGACGTTTTATTGCATAAAAATTGACGTCAAGCACTGTAACTGCCACGAACATGAAGACTAGCAATCAGGCGAGCCGTCTGATCAGCTTGATGCGTTTGAAAGGTTCTGGTCTGCGAACAGGAATGCAGCTGGAACCTTGGCTATCTTCCTGCTCAGCATCAAAAAGAGCCCAGCCGATGGTTCCGTTGCCTATCTCCTTCCGGGTGGCAAGCACCTGTCGTTAAGCATGTAACCAGTTATAGTCGACGGAATATTGACCGCGTCTAATATCACAACACAGTATACACAAATCGCCATTAATATAACCTCACAGGAAGCAGATCACAAAGGAGTAACTCTCTTCCTTTTGTGAACTAGATGCATTGTCACCACTGGTCTCTCTAGAGATTGGGGACTATGAATGTCAGAGTGGGAACTGCACTTCACGCGTTGTCCTCACGCAGTGCTATGTACAGATTCTATGTGCGTGGCTGGAACTACTTCGACTTTTAACTGATACGTTAAGTTGTAAAATCTTTGCGACTTGCgtatagggcacaatttgtcAAGAAAGAACCACAAAGCACTTCATATGCTGTAGCAAGAAAATTATATAATGATATTGCATTGTTCCCTCAAATTCCAGCAACGAACATGTTTACGTACACCATTGCATTCGGgggaccatttgcgaagtttgGGGACTTACTTGCGGTACCAGGGTCAGGAGACAAAAATTTACACGCTAGGTGAAGGTGTAATCACTTCCCAATTTATCACTTTTGTTTCTCAGGGAGTATAAATCGGAATAGTATATGTCGAACTCTTTTCAAAAACACAACAGAAAAAGTCGTCCGTCGTCTCAGGTATCTGTCACTGGCTGAAAACGTTGCGAGTCTCGCAACCATGTGTGGCGGACGGCGccatttttatttttcccgtCTGCTCGTCTAGTGTGCTTGTTGCTGGCACTCCGTTGCTTTGCTGACCCAGTTATGGTGGACCCAGTTGTGCTGTGCGTTGCCTGTCTCTTGTGCCTGTTATTGTTTTGCTGCATCATAGCCTGCTTTAGTACCCTGGTATGTTTGCTGACCCTTTCGCCGCATTCTCAAAAGAATTTAATAGGGAGTTCAGAATACGGTGCCTGAAACGCAAGCGCTCTGCACGCAGCGAACGCAGAGTTATGCGCTCGCGTTCCACGCTTGCAGGTTGTCAACGTAGACTCCGGTTTCTACTGCACATGTCCTTCCATGAAAACAAACTGGACACGTTACAGATAATCACTAGTTAGCATTGACCATTAGCACCTCACTGCTCACCTTGTGTTTCAGTGACGTAA
This sequence is a window from Ornithodoros turicata isolate Travis chromosome 10, ASM3712646v1, whole genome shotgun sequence. Protein-coding genes within it:
- the LOC135370138 gene encoding inositol polyphosphate 5-phosphatase K-like isoform X1, translating into MPCPEESATRFSKYFRCRCRLGSMTSESSVAIKEFRVYIMTWNVVCRGPIEDLHSALGLDPPVLPESLPDMYAIGFQEVSARPQCLLRQAFFEEPWIQAVRAVLRKYRYVKVKTPLCGHRQVVRPSRAQIKHVRLQGLVLTVFTKREHLVHLRGCMSTYTRTGLGGVWGNKGSVTVRMVMYGCSMCFVNCHLAAHETELAQRINEYNAIIDKQTFEGAKANNILTHDYAFWFGDLNFRLDGLSMDDIRTAIENGTVQPLLQNDQLSKVRSTGRAFHEFSEKDITFAPTYKCTIDSTGYDFSRRKPAWTDRILYRFRRDTCASIFNVTQHKYDSHDLYLQSDHKPVSGYFTVKVFSQPEHPLVFFFPVTPWTINQDCFAWYYTSPGTEVLSSDWVALYRDNFTSLEDHISYVWASTRPLDSLPSNILPYTKNLPQRQSTTHSTGRSRHFIRTGHSDDEKPSPPSPASPCTATPSTITSPSSPCSTRSPTPSSLMSPSPPEEPSSGRRKSDHASVNWMSEESPGSGTHNIPRGRRESCLKSISEEVAGETTGNSSSPWMQAICGDEAMMVEEGMSDGHNSEPNFYRVLFSSHGLLLVGKYRLLYLRGDTDVLGMSSAFKVKTPLRS
- the LOC135370138 gene encoding inositol polyphosphate 5-phosphatase K-like isoform X2, whose protein sequence is MPCPEESATRFSKYFRCRCRLGSMTSESSVAIKEFRVYIMTWNVVCRGPIEDLHSALGLDPPVLPESLPDMYAIGFQEVSARPQCLLRQAFFEEPWIQAVRAVLRKYRYVKIKHVRLQGLVLTVFTKREHLVHLRGCMSTYTRTGLGGVWGNKGSVTVRMVMYGCSMCFVNCHLAAHETELAQRINEYNAIIDKQTFEGAKANNILTHDYAFWFGDLNFRLDGLSMDDIRTAIENGTVQPLLQNDQLSKVRSTGRAFHEFSEKDITFAPTYKCTIDSTGYDFSRRKPAWTDRILYRFRRDTCASIFNVTQHKYDSHDLYLQSDHKPVSGYFTVKVFSQPEHPLVFFFPVTPWTINQDCFAWYYTSPGTEVLSSDWVALYRDNFTSLEDHISYVWASTRPLDSLPSNILPYTKNLPQRQSTTHSTGRSRHFIRTGHSDDEKPSPPSPASPCTATPSTITSPSSPCSTRSPTPSSLMSPSPPEEPSSGRRKSDHASVNWMSEESPGSGTHNIPRGRRESCLKSISEEVAGETTGNSSSPWMQAICGDEAMMVEEGMSDGHNSEPNFYRVLFSSHGLLLVGKYRLLYLRGDTDVLGMSSAFKVKTPLRS